From a region of the Drosophila yakuba strain Tai18E2 unplaced genomic scaffold, Prin_Dyak_Tai18E2_2.1 Segkk4_quiver_pilon_scaf, whole genome shotgun sequence genome:
- the LOC26535238 gene encoding NADH dehydrogenase [ubiquinone] 1 beta subcomplex subunit 2, mitochondrial isoform X2, giving the protein MSFALKLGSSIGYFHRTILARNIIQRKSHVVSYRNGPPPHSKATKIGSVTVGGAMWWWVIWHLWHEPDHITGEFDYPNSKKWKNTELGIPKDDL; this is encoded by the exons ATGAGCTTTGCTCTTAAATTGGGTTCATCAATCGGTTATTTTCACCGTACGATATTAGCTCGTAACATAATTCAAAGAAAAAGTCATGT TGTATCTTACCGTAATGGCCCCCCTCCCCACTCAAAGGCAACTAAAATTGGTTCTGTAACTGTTGGTGGAGCTATGTGGTGGTGGGTAATCTGGCACTTATGGCATGAACCTGACCATATAACG GGGGAATTCGATTATCCCAACtcaaagaaatggaaaaacacAGAGTTGGGTATTCCAAAGGATGACCTTTAA